The DNA sequence GCTGGCGAGTAGTAACCGGCGCATCATCCCCATCTGGACGGATGGTCCGCTCGCTCTGTTCGCCGGGTCCGTGGGCGCCGTACTGTTCGGCCGAATCCTCCATGAATGGGTGGCCTTCGCCTGCACGTTGCTGCTGTGGTCCTTTTGCAACCATGTGCTTCTCACAGTCGCCGTCGGAGGCAGCATCGGCAAGCTGATCGGCGGCCTCCGCCTCATCCGTACGGCCGACCTTCGTAAGCCGACGTTCAGGCAGGCCGTCCATCGTTGGCTGTGGGGCTTCTTCTACATCCTGATCTCTCCTTTCCTGATGCTGACCGGCACCGATGTGGATCATCTGGATATTGCCGGACTTCGAATCGTGAGAAGGGCCGATCTTCGCCGGATAAGGTCTGATCGTTCGTGAGTACAAACCTCGACATATCGCTTGAGGAATTCCGCGCGCGGATAAGCGAGGCGCTGGCAGAGGGCGGGACACAGTCGCTGGTCCGGCTGACCGATGAGGAGCTGGCGGTCCTCGACCCGGAGGAGACCCTCGTACCCAAGCCCCATCTGGAGGCGATGACCCCCGAGCAGCGGGAATGGAGCCTGGCCACGGCACTGCGCTCCCTGGTCGCGCGTGAGGCCGTGGAAATCCACAACACCGAGGAACTGAACAAGGCGTTGCACGGGGGTCCAGAGGTCCGCATCGACATGCACGTGCGCATGGACATCGACCTCGCGCTGACCCTTCGGCGGACGGCCGACCGCATGCTGGCCATCAAGCAGCACACCGCCGCGGGCACGGCCTACGCCTGCGTGCACGTCCACGACACGGACCTCATGCTCGTGGAGCGAATCACCGCCGGCGGCATGCACCTGTTCACGCTGGCGAACGACGCGGACGACGTGGTCAACCTCGTCCAACCCCTGCTGGATCCCTTGGGCGTGGCGGACCGGGACGGTGACATCCACCGGCTGGACCCCTCGGCGCTGGAGCCGGGGAAGGTGGGACCGCTCACCCGCGTGATCGACAATTCCCGCGTCGTCGGCGAACTCGTGCTGCTCAGCGATCCACCGGGCCAGATGATGACGACGTACGCCACCGACCGCGCCGTCTGGGCGGTGTTCGTGGAACAGCCCCACGCGCCGGACGGGATAACCGCCCGGCCGGTGAGCGCCGCCACGTTGTCCCGGCAGATCGTCAAGATGCTGACGGCCGGCACCACGGAGGTACGCGATGGCTGACCGGTTGAGCGAATGCCAGGCGGACATGCGCATTCTCACCGACGCCGCCGACGACATCGAGCGCACGCTGCGGGCGGTGGACGCGACCTGCAGCCCGGATACCTGGTCCGGGCCCGCCGGAGACCGCTTCCGCGAGGAGTGGGCCAAGCACCGGTCCGCCATCATGGCCGCCCTCGACGATGCCAGAGATCAGGTTCAGGCCATCACCGCGAGGGTGAAACGCGAGGAGGAACAGGCTCGCGCGGCGGCCACGACCTGACCGTGCGGATGCGGAGGGCGTCCTCGCTGGGCCGAGGGAGCGAAAGGAGGGGAACCGAACAGCGCGAAGGCCGCGTCGATTCCGGTGAGCGACCCGGCCGTCGAGGCACAGCGGCATGCGATGGCACCTGATGAGGTTCCTCCGCCGGCCGGCAGTAACCGGCGCATCATCCCCATCTGGACGGATGGTCCGCTCGCCCTGTTCGCCGGGTCCGTGGGCGCCGTACTGCTCGGCCGGACCCTCCACGAATGGGTGGCCTTCGCCTGCACGTTGCTGCTGTGGTCCTTTTGCAACCATGTGCTTCTCACAGTCGCCGTCGGCGGCAGCATCGGCAAGCTGATCGGCGGCCTTCGCCTCATCCGTACGGCCGACCTTCGTAAGCCGACGTTCAGGCAGGCCGTCCGTCGTTGGTTGTGGGGCTTCTTCCACATCCTGATCTCTCCCTTCCTGATGCTGACCGGCACCGACCTGGATCATCTGGACATGGCAGGACTGCGAATCGTCAGAAGAGCCGATCTCCGCCGCAGGGACTGATCGTTCGCGGACACGACCGGGTGTTGAGCAAGTCGTGGGCGGGGACGACAGGGTGCCGGTGGGACACGGTGCGCTTCGCCGTATAGCGGTTCGCCGTGTCCTGCCGAGGGTCGGCACCACAATCGGTCGGGGGATCGGACGGGCGTGGTGCTCCGGGACGGCGAGCTTGCCAATGGTCACATGATCCGCGCAAATCTGCGCATCGTGGTCTCGGTGGCCTGAAAATGATCACATCCGGGCATGCCGCCTCGATGCCCTGTCGACCGATGCCGAGGCACGTATGGACTAGGAGGAACGATGCCGCCGTCGATCGACGGTCGCCCGCTTCGCGAGTACCTCGACGAGGTCGTTCGCTGGCTCGATCGGTACGATCTCCCGCCGACCGTCCACAGGCTCTACTTCGGCGAGCCGTACCTATGGGTCCTGATCGGCTTTGACAAGGACACGGAGAGACTGCGGAACAGGGGGCTGCAGCACAGCGACACGATTCGTTGGTCGCCTTACCGTGGGTGGATCTGCTCCCGGACAGGACCTCTGCCGGTGCCGTACCTCGGTACTCCTGAGGACGTCGCGTTGGCCATCAAGGAGTGCGTCCTCGGCCTGCCGCCGACGACCTCGACCGAGGCGGAGGAATGGGAGAAGGCCGACACGGTGCGCGACGGCTTCTAGTGGTTCGCCGGTGTCCTGCCGGACGCGGCATGAGGTGGAGCGGTTCCTTGCCACGTCGATCGACGGCGCCCGGCCGAAGGCGGCCGACGTGCGGACGGCCGAGGGCCCGCTCCGCGCCCGGCCAGGGTGTCGGCCGGGCGCGGGGGATGGTCAGGTCTCCTCGGGCACCATCGTGATCGCGCCCGCGGGGCATTCGGCGGCGCAGAGGCCGCAGCCCTTGCAGTAGTCGTAGTCGATCATGAAGCGCCGGCCGGGGCCGAGCTTGATGACGGCGTTGTCGGGGCAGACGCCGTAGCAGTTGTCGCACTCGAAGCAGTTGCCGCAGGACAGGCAGCGGCGGGCCTCGAAGAGGGCGGTGGACTCGTCGAGGCCGCCTTCGACCTCGTCGAAGGTGGTGATGCGGCGGGCCACCTCGAGGCGGGGGCGGAGCTGGGCCGGGGCGTCGCTGTAGTACCAGGTGTTGAGACGGTCGTAGGTGGCCGGGGGTGGGGGCGGTGGCGGGGTGTACTGGGTGCCGCGGAGCCAGGCGTCGATGTGGCGGGCGGCCAGCTTGCCGTGGCCGATGGCGACGGTGACGGTGCGGTCGGAGGGGACCATGTCGCCGCCGGCGAAGACGCCGGGGTAGCCGGTCATCATGTTCGGGCCGACCTTGACCACGCCCTTCTCGATCTCGACGCCGGGCAGGCCTTCGAGGAGGGCCAGGTCAGGCTCTTGGCCGAGGGCGAGGACCACGGTGTCGGCGTCGAGCTCCTCGAACTCGCCGGTGGGCTGCGGGAAGCCGGTCTCGTCGAGCCGCATGCGCTCGATCAGCACCTTGCCGCCGTCGGCTCGGGCGATCGTGGACAGCCACTTCATGCGTACGCCCTCGGCTTCCGCGTCGGCGACCTCGGACTCGTGCGCCGGCATGCGGTCCTTGGTACGCCGGTAGACGACGACGGCGTCGGTGGCGCCGAGGCGGCGGGCGGTGCGGGCGGCGTCCATGGCCGTGTTGCCGCCGCCGTACACCACGACCCGGCGGCCGATCTGGGGCGGCTCGGCCTCGGCGGTGTCCCGCAGCATCTTGATCGCGTCGAGGATGCGGGCCGAGTCACCGGCCGGGATGTACGCCCGGCGGGCCACGTGGGCGCCGACGGCGAGGAATGCCGCGTCGTACCGCTCCATCTCGGCGCGCAGGTCGGTGACGGTACGGCCGCCCTCGAAGCGCACGCCCATGTCGAGGATGCGCTGGATCTCGGCGGCGAGCACGTCGCGGGGCAGCCGGTAGCGCGGGATGCCGTACCGCATCATGCCGCCGGGCTCCTCGGCCGAGTCGACCACGGTCACCTCGTGGCCGAGCCGTACCAGGTGGTAGGCGGCGGAGAGCCCGGCCGGGCCCGCGCCGACCACGAGCACCCGCTTGCCGGACGGCTCGGCCTCGACCGGCACGGTCCAGCCGCGGCGCAGCGCCTCGTCGCCGAGGAAGCGCTCGACCGCGTTGATGCCGACCGCCTCGTCCAGCCTGCCGCGGTTGCACGCGGTCTGGCAGGGGTGGTAGCAGACCCGGCCCATCACCGCGGGGAACGGGTTGTCCTCCATGAGGATGCGCCAGGCCCTCTCGTAGTCGCCGCTCTCCGCGTGGTAGAGCCAGCCCTGCACGTTCTCCCCGGCGGGGCAGTTCTGGTTGCAGGGCGGGAAGCGGTCGAGGTAGACGGGCCGCTCGGTCCGCCACGCCCCGGTCTTGTTGGCGAGGCTCGACCCGACCTCGAGGGTGATCGCGAACGGCCTGTCCATGTCAGCCCTCCTCGTCCAGCAGGCCGAAGCGGCGGATGTTGCGGTCGGCCAGCGCCTGCAATGCGGCGATGACGTCGGTACGCGGCGGGTCGCCGAACAGGTGCGCGTACCGGCCCTGGG is a window from the Thermopolyspora flexuosa genome containing:
- a CDS encoding RDD family protein, encoding MAPTEVPPLASSNRRIIPIWTDGPLALFAGSVGAVLFGRILHEWVAFACTLLLWSFCNHVLLTVAVGGSIGKLIGGLRLIRTADLRKPTFRQAVHRWLWGFFYILISPFLMLTGTDVDHLDIAGLRIVRRADLRRIRSDRS
- a CDS encoding RDD family protein, encoding MSDPAVEAQRHAMAPDEVPPPAGSNRRIIPIWTDGPLALFAGSVGAVLLGRTLHEWVAFACTLLLWSFCNHVLLTVAVGGSIGKLIGGLRLIRTADLRKPTFRQAVRRWLWGFFHILISPFLMLTGTDLDHLDMAGLRIVRRADLRRRD
- a CDS encoding NAD(P)-binding protein produces the protein MDRPFAITLEVGSSLANKTGAWRTERPVYLDRFPPCNQNCPAGENVQGWLYHAESGDYERAWRILMEDNPFPAVMGRVCYHPCQTACNRGRLDEAVGINAVERFLGDEALRRGWTVPVEAEPSGKRVLVVGAGPAGLSAAYHLVRLGHEVTVVDSAEEPGGMMRYGIPRYRLPRDVLAAEIQRILDMGVRFEGGRTVTDLRAEMERYDAAFLAVGAHVARRAYIPAGDSARILDAIKMLRDTAEAEPPQIGRRVVVYGGGNTAMDAARTARRLGATDAVVVYRRTKDRMPAHESEVADAEAEGVRMKWLSTIARADGGKVLIERMRLDETGFPQPTGEFEELDADTVVLALGQEPDLALLEGLPGVEIEKGVVKVGPNMMTGYPGVFAGGDMVPSDRTVTVAIGHGKLAARHIDAWLRGTQYTPPPPPPPATYDRLNTWYYSDAPAQLRPRLEVARRITTFDEVEGGLDESTALFEARRCLSCGNCFECDNCYGVCPDNAVIKLGPGRRFMIDYDYCKGCGLCAAECPAGAITMVPEET